From a region of the Candidatus Pelagibacter sp. FZCC0015 genome:
- the fdxA gene encoding ferredoxin FdxA: MTYIVNDNCIKCKLTDCVDVCPVDCFYEGKNMLVIKPDECIDCGVCEPECPVDAIKADTEPGSEKWLEINKKYSEIWPNISEKKDPPADHEKFKNEQNKYEKYFKENL, encoded by the coding sequence ATGACATATATCGTTAACGACAATTGTATTAAGTGCAAGCTAACAGACTGCGTTGATGTCTGCCCAGTTGATTGCTTTTACGAAGGTAAAAATATGCTTGTAATTAAACCCGATGAGTGTATAGATTGTGGCGTTTGCGAGCCAGAATGTCCTGTCGATGCCATAAAAGCAGACACCGAACCTGGAAGTGAAAAATGGTTAGAGATCAATAAAAAATATTCTGAAATCTGGCCTAACATAAGTGAAAAAAAAGATCCACCAGCGGATCACGAGAAATTTAAAAATGAGCAAAATAAGTACGAAAAATATTTTAAAGAAAATCTTTAA
- a CDS encoding AMP-dependent synthetase/ligase — MNLNNLNNLIELFVNQANKQNKKDIFLEWLNPSNKKTYTWEQTEKNILKLSKVIKENIKEGDRCLLVSENRPEWFVSDLAIMVAGGITVPAYTTYTEDDYKYLIEDCEPSLVVVSNNEMLKKLNNSINDKDFIKKVITLDEKTKVTNSLNIINKEKYLDFDSIMKNNLLVEDKIENNKLKRNSPACIIYTSGTGGNPKGVILSHGGILNNLVGACEIMKPLFNARPVFLTWLPLSHSYEHCVQFAQIAVGAKVFYAEKIEKLLENISEAKPTIMTAVPRFYQNLYNKINMNLKKQTGFKAKLIEATLRLGRKKLLNQKMTFSEKLINFIVDKLVRKKIKKQFGGNLKAFVSGGGALDKEIGEFLNSVGLPTLQGYGLTETSPVVSCNPIHKIKVETVGPPFNGNEVKIAEDGEILVKGENVMLGYWNKKEETEKVIINGWLHTGDIGEIDSNDGYLKITDRKKDIIVSAGGDNISPAKIENMITNEPEIDQCMVYGDKKNYLVALIVPNKDFLNEKEEINKAIEKINKKLTLLEKIKKIQLIDENFSIENGLMTPTMKVKRKKVTEKYKNQLENLY, encoded by the coding sequence ATGAATTTAAATAATTTAAATAATTTGATCGAATTATTTGTTAATCAAGCAAACAAACAAAATAAAAAAGATATTTTTTTAGAATGGCTAAACCCAAGCAATAAAAAAACATACACATGGGAACAAACCGAAAAGAATATTTTAAAATTATCAAAAGTTATTAAAGAAAATATAAAAGAAGGTGATAGATGTCTTTTGGTTTCAGAGAATAGACCAGAATGGTTTGTTTCTGATTTAGCAATTATGGTAGCTGGTGGAATTACGGTTCCAGCATACACAACCTACACAGAAGATGATTATAAGTACTTGATAGAGGATTGTGAGCCTAGTTTAGTTGTTGTTTCAAATAATGAAATGTTAAAAAAATTAAATAATTCAATTAATGACAAAGACTTTATCAAAAAAGTTATTACTTTGGATGAAAAAACCAAGGTAACAAATAGTTTAAATATAATTAACAAAGAAAAATATTTAGACTTTGATTCAATTATGAAGAATAATTTATTAGTAGAAGATAAAATTGAAAATAATAAATTAAAAAGAAATTCTCCCGCATGTATTATTTATACTTCCGGAACTGGGGGTAATCCTAAAGGAGTAATTTTAAGTCATGGTGGAATTTTAAATAATCTCGTAGGAGCATGCGAAATTATGAAACCATTATTTAACGCAAGACCAGTATTTTTAACTTGGCTTCCTCTTTCACACTCTTATGAGCATTGTGTTCAATTTGCACAGATAGCAGTAGGAGCAAAAGTATTCTATGCAGAAAAAATAGAAAAACTTTTAGAAAATATATCTGAAGCAAAACCTACAATTATGACAGCAGTTCCAAGGTTCTACCAAAACCTTTACAACAAAATAAACATGAATTTAAAAAAGCAGACAGGTTTTAAAGCAAAATTAATTGAAGCAACCCTTCGTTTGGGCAGAAAAAAACTATTAAATCAAAAAATGACATTTTCTGAAAAATTAATCAATTTTATAGTTGATAAATTAGTTAGAAAAAAAATAAAAAAACAGTTTGGTGGAAATTTAAAAGCTTTCGTTTCTGGGGGTGGGGCTCTAGACAAAGAAATAGGAGAATTTTTGAATTCTGTGGGGCTGCCTACTCTTCAGGGTTATGGTTTAACAGAAACATCACCAGTAGTAAGTTGCAATCCAATACATAAAATTAAAGTGGAAACTGTAGGACCTCCATTTAATGGAAATGAAGTTAAAATTGCTGAAGATGGAGAAATTTTAGTTAAAGGCGAAAATGTAATGCTAGGATATTGGAACAAAAAAGAAGAAACCGAAAAAGTAATTATAAATGGATGGTTACATACAGGTGATATTGGAGAGATAGATTCAAATGATGGTTATTTAAAAATTACTGATAGAAAAAAAGATATCATAGTAAGTGCTGGCGGAGATAACATTTCACCTGCTAAAATTGAAAATATGATTACGAATGAACCAGAGATAGATCAATGTATGGTTTATGGTGATAAAAAAAATTACTTAGTTGCTTTAATTGTTCCTAATAAAGATTTTTTAAATGAAAAAGAAGAAATAAATAAAGCAATTGAAAAAATAAATAAAAAATTAACTTTATTAGAAAAGATAAAAAAAATTCAATTAATAGATGAAAATTTTTCTATTGAAAATGGTTTAATGACACCAACGATGAAAGTAAAAAGAAAAAAAGTTACAGAAAAATATAAAAATCAGCTAGAAAACCTTTATTAA
- a CDS encoding demethoxyubiquinone hydroxylase family protein, whose amino-acid sequence MTTINKKKIEEFIRVDHAGERGAVKIYEGQLLALNTLVKNEALKKTIEEMKVHEKEHSDFFEEEIKKRNIKPTKLLPLWDLLGVGLGFGSTLLGKKAAMLCTASVEEVIDEHYLNQIKQLDNSESKLKKKIIKFREDELSHKDIAYEKGATKEGPYSILDKIIKTGSKIAINISEKI is encoded by the coding sequence ATGACAACAATAAATAAAAAGAAAATAGAAGAATTTATTAGAGTTGATCATGCTGGGGAGCGTGGTGCTGTTAAAATTTATGAAGGACAGTTGCTTGCTCTAAACACATTAGTTAAAAATGAAGCTTTAAAAAAAACAATTGAAGAAATGAAAGTTCATGAAAAAGAACATTCTGATTTTTTTGAAGAAGAAATTAAAAAAAGAAATATAAAACCTACAAAACTTTTACCCTTATGGGATTTATTAGGTGTTGGATTAGGTTTTGGTTCAACTTTGCTTGGCAAGAAAGCTGCTATGCTTTGCACTGCCTCTGTTGAAGAAGTGATAGATGAGCATTATTTAAACCAAATAAAACAACTTGATAATAGTGAATCAAAACTAAAAAAAAAAATAATTAAATTTAGAGAAGATGAATTAAGTCATAAAGATATTGCCTACGAAAAGGGTGCTACAAAAGAAGGTCCATACTCTATATTAGATAAAATTATTAAAACTGGATCAAAAATTGCAATAAATATTTCTGAGAAAATTTAA
- a CDS encoding HNH endonuclease → MNNFIEEDVSLEKCPALVLNADYRPLSYYPLSLWSWQDTVKSVFLDRVIIVSNYDRTIRSPSFNMKLPSVIALKDYIVPQSKPSFTRFNVFLRDKFSCQYCGSNEELTFDHLLPRSKGGETNWDNVVTACSACNVKKGGKLLKHSGMKLHQYPYRPSTEDLHKNGKNFPPNFLHKSWMDYLYWDVELES, encoded by the coding sequence ATGAACAATTTTATTGAAGAAGATGTTTCATTAGAAAAGTGTCCTGCGCTAGTGCTCAATGCAGACTATAGACCTTTGAGTTACTACCCTTTGTCTTTATGGTCATGGCAGGATACTGTTAAATCAGTTTTTCTTGATCGAGTTATTATTGTTAGTAATTACGATAGAACAATAAGAAGTCCATCATTTAATATGAAATTACCAAGTGTCATCGCTTTAAAGGATTATATTGTTCCTCAAAGCAAGCCAAGTTTTACTAGATTTAATGTGTTTTTAAGAGATAAATTTTCCTGTCAATATTGTGGAAGCAATGAAGAGTTAACTTTTGATCATCTACTACCTAGATCAAAAGGAGGCGAAACTAATTGGGATAATGTTGTAACAGCTTGTTCTGCATGCAATGTGAAAAAGGGTGGAAAACTATTAAAACATTCAGGGATGAAGTTGCATCAGTATCCTTATCGTCCATCAACAGAGGATCTACACAAAAATGGTAAAAATTTTCCACCAAATTTTTTACATAAAAGCTGGATGGATTACTTATATTGGGATGTAGAACTAGAATCTTAA
- a CDS encoding TlpA family protein disulfide reductase: MRFLIIFIFLITNVVAEELPGIKNIVIHKIPKTYDNVIFLDKNDQKININEYTGNLLILNFWATWCEPCKDEMPSLDKLQANPELDKIKIFPINIGKETLEKVNKFFIDLNIKNFEPYFDPPTTLAKMFTLRGVPTTILINKEGQEFARIIGSIDFEDTNFVNWIKKYN; the protein is encoded by the coding sequence ATGAGATTTTTAATAATATTTATTTTTTTGATAACAAATGTTGTAGCTGAAGAACTACCGGGTATTAAAAATATTGTAATCCACAAAATACCAAAAACATATGATAATGTTATTTTTTTAGACAAAAATGATCAAAAAATTAATATCAATGAATATACTGGCAACTTATTGATATTGAATTTTTGGGCAACCTGGTGTGAACCTTGTAAAGATGAAATGCCATCTTTAGATAAACTCCAAGCTAACCCAGAATTGGATAAAATAAAAATTTTTCCAATTAATATTGGGAAAGAAACCTTAGAAAAGGTTAATAAATTTTTTATAGATCTAAACATTAAAAATTTTGAACCTTATTTTGATCCACCTACTACATTAGCAAAAATGTTTACTTTAAGAGGTGTCCCTACAACAATTCTAATTAATAAAGAGGGTCAAGAATTTGCTAGAATAATAGGTTCAATTGATTTTGAAGATACAAATTTCGTTAATTGGATAAAAAAATATAACTAA
- a CDS encoding helicase-related protein — protein MTKNKITAVLGPTNTGKTYLAIETMLSFESGMIGFPLRLLAREVYDKVIKKISLDKVALITGEEKIIPSNAKYFLCTVESMPIDKHLEFVGVDEIQMCSDHERGHIFTDRLLNMRGEKLTMLMGSSTIKNIISKLDEDIEFINRQRLSKLTYAGHKKVSRIDRKTAIIAFSAEEVYAIAELIRRQKGGAAIVMGSLSPKTRNAQVELYQSGDVDFLVATDAIGMGINMDLDFVYFSNVKKFDGKKLRRLNLSEIGQIAGRAGRYLNDGSFGITGDCKEISPEEVELLENHKFEEIRTLFWRNSNLNFNNPISLIKSLEEKPQVEWLRKIHECEDEKALKYFLKDQKILNKEFDKKTLMLLWECCQIPDFVKKTYGNHFEVIGNVFKFLTSKKGLISEDYMRLQLMKLDKLDGNVDSLSNRIANVRTWSYVSNKNNWVENQSYWIEKTKHLEDRLSDRLHEELTKTFIDKRASVLARGLKQDMEFKTEILQNNDVKIDDQFIGKIKGLKLELDLKKGALETDIKSLKKAARQTIGPELEKRVQSIIDTGLISLNEDFKIYWNDFPIAKLTTGNDYLNPNFDLIVDDIIEQNTKQKINDYINKWIHSKINNVLKSLIDLKNIKENNSSIKALAYQLYENNGVLKRDQVSEYLKNLEQNERKILRDLGVKFGRYHVFLYQLIKPEAVSLRTLLWKNFYQKFHSLKPPTFGLNFLDDKEIKNKNFMLLCGFERFDNFFVRIDILERLFVLIINSSSKENSEIKLVPEMLNLLGCSKDNFKKLLQKMNYKIFEKENETFFKYSPNKKFKKITTKKISNENPFKILKNLNLN, from the coding sequence ATGACTAAAAATAAAATTACAGCTGTTCTCGGTCCTACAAATACAGGCAAAACCTATCTTGCTATCGAAACCATGCTTTCTTTTGAGAGTGGCATGATTGGATTTCCACTTAGATTACTTGCAAGAGAAGTATATGACAAAGTAATCAAGAAAATAAGTTTAGATAAAGTTGCACTTATAACCGGAGAAGAAAAAATAATCCCATCTAATGCAAAATATTTTTTATGCACAGTGGAGTCTATGCCAATTGACAAACATCTTGAGTTTGTTGGCGTAGACGAGATTCAAATGTGCTCTGATCATGAAAGAGGTCATATTTTTACTGATAGACTTTTAAATATGAGGGGGGAAAAACTTACAATGCTAATGGGCTCAAGTACCATTAAAAATATTATTTCAAAATTAGATGAAGATATTGAATTTATAAATAGACAAAGATTATCTAAACTTACATACGCTGGTCATAAAAAAGTATCAAGAATTGATAGAAAAACAGCAATCATTGCGTTTTCAGCAGAGGAGGTTTACGCCATTGCTGAATTAATAAGAAGACAAAAGGGTGGTGCCGCTATTGTAATGGGATCACTAAGTCCAAAAACAAGAAATGCTCAAGTTGAATTATATCAATCTGGGGATGTTGATTTCCTAGTTGCAACAGATGCAATTGGGATGGGAATAAACATGGATTTAGATTTTGTTTATTTTTCAAATGTTAAGAAATTTGATGGAAAAAAATTAAGAAGATTAAATTTATCTGAAATAGGTCAAATAGCCGGAAGAGCTGGCAGGTACCTAAACGATGGAAGTTTTGGCATTACTGGTGATTGTAAAGAAATATCTCCAGAAGAGGTAGAATTATTAGAAAATCATAAATTTGAAGAAATAAGAACTTTGTTTTGGAGAAATTCAAATCTTAATTTCAATAACCCAATTAGTTTAATTAAAAGTTTAGAGGAAAAACCTCAGGTGGAATGGCTAAGAAAAATTCATGAATGTGAGGATGAAAAGGCACTTAAATATTTTTTAAAAGATCAAAAAATTTTAAATAAAGAATTTGATAAGAAAACTTTAATGCTCTTGTGGGAATGTTGCCAAATACCTGATTTTGTAAAAAAAACCTATGGAAATCATTTTGAAGTTATAGGAAATGTATTTAAATTTTTAACTAGCAAAAAAGGACTAATTTCTGAAGATTATATGAGATTACAGCTCATGAAACTAGATAAATTAGATGGAAATGTAGATTCTTTATCAAATAGAATTGCAAATGTCAGAACTTGGTCATATGTTTCGAATAAAAATAATTGGGTAGAAAATCAAAGTTATTGGATTGAAAAAACTAAACACTTAGAAGATAGACTTTCAGACAGATTGCATGAAGAACTTACTAAAACTTTTATTGACAAAAGAGCAAGCGTGCTTGCTAGAGGTTTAAAACAAGATATGGAATTTAAAACTGAAATTTTACAAAATAATGATGTTAAAATTGACGATCAATTCATCGGGAAGATAAAAGGACTAAAATTAGAACTAGATTTAAAAAAAGGTGCTTTGGAAACTGATATTAAATCTTTAAAAAAAGCTGCAAGACAAACTATTGGTCCGGAATTAGAAAAACGTGTTCAATCAATAATTGATACAGGATTAATTAGTTTGAATGAAGATTTTAAAATTTACTGGAATGATTTCCCAATTGCCAAATTAACAACGGGTAATGATTATTTAAATCCTAATTTTGATTTAATCGTTGATGATATCATTGAACAAAACACTAAACAGAAAATAAATGACTATATTAATAAATGGATACATTCAAAAATAAATAACGTTCTTAAAAGTTTAATTGATCTAAAAAATATAAAAGAAAATAATTCATCAATTAAAGCACTAGCATACCAACTCTATGAAAATAATGGAGTATTAAAGCGAGATCAAGTTTCTGAATACCTAAAAAACTTAGAACAAAATGAAAGAAAAATTCTTAGAGACTTAGGAGTAAAGTTTGGGAGATATCATGTTTTCCTTTATCAATTAATTAAACCAGAAGCAGTATCTTTGCGAACATTATTGTGGAAAAATTTTTATCAAAAATTTCATAGTTTAAAACCACCTACCTTTGGTTTGAATTTTTTAGACGATAAAGAAATAAAAAATAAAAACTTTATGCTTTTATGTGGATTTGAAAGATTTGATAATTTTTTTGTAAGAATTGATATTTTGGAGAGATTATTTGTATTAATAATAAATTCTAGTTCAAAGGAAAATTCTGAAATAAAATTAGTTCCAGAAATGTTAAATCTTTTAGGATGTAGTAAAGATAATTTCAAAAAATTACTTCAGAAAATGAATTATAAAATATTTGAAAAAGAAAATGAAACATTTTTTAAATATAGTCCTAATAAGAAATTTAAAAAAATTACCACAAAGAAGATCTCAAACGAAAATCCTTTTAAAATATTAAAGAATTTAAATTTAAATTAA
- a CDS encoding alpha/beta hydrolase, which translates to MTFCLDSIIIKPEDGVEIKNAIILLHGYGGDGKDISMLSLNWKRHLPNTVFVCPNGHEPCAINPSGYQWFDLTKEDTDYILEQSIKAEDVLKKFINEIKQEFKLSNNRICLSGFSQGCMMSLNVGLTFQEKFLCIVGFSGKIINQKDLKNRIKNNTETLLIHGEADQIVPSTHLLEAKDFLIRNNVKVDTLLIKNCDHHIPIEASSTALNFILKKI; encoded by the coding sequence ATGACATTTTGCCTAGATTCAATAATTATTAAACCGGAAGACGGTGTTGAAATTAAAAATGCTATTATTTTGCTTCATGGTTATGGAGGTGATGGAAAAGATATAAGCATGCTATCTTTAAACTGGAAAAGACATTTGCCCAATACAGTCTTTGTTTGTCCGAATGGTCATGAGCCATGCGCTATAAATCCCTCTGGTTATCAGTGGTTTGATTTAACAAAAGAGGATACAGATTATATATTAGAGCAATCAATTAAGGCTGAAGACGTTTTAAAAAAATTTATTAATGAAATAAAACAAGAGTTCAAGTTATCAAATAATCGAATCTGTTTATCCGGATTTAGTCAGGGATGTATGATGTCTTTAAATGTTGGTCTTACATTTCAAGAAAAGTTTTTATGTATAGTTGGTTTTTCTGGAAAGATAATAAATCAAAAAGATTTAAAAAACAGAATCAAAAATAATACTGAAACATTACTTATACATGGAGAAGCTGATCAAATTGTCCCATCAACACATTTATTAGAAGCAAAAGATTTTTTAATTAGAAACAACGTTAAAGTTGATACATTATTAATAAAAAATTGTGATCATCATATTCCTATTGAAGCATCAAGTACAGCTTTAAATTTTATTTTAAAAAAAATTTAA
- a CDS encoding YqaA family protein, whose translation MFQTLYKKCLELAAHKSSNFYLGLVSFIESSFFPIPPDAMIIPMVIAKKKEYLKIFLIASIFSVLGGILGYLIGYLFFDLAIYVIEFYGYQDKVENLKLSMSEGSGFLAWLSILFLAGFTPLPYKAFTISSGLIAFNLPIFIIVSLISRSLRFFIVAFLSYRFGELFTEYMEKHGSKWFTIIGIIIVIIFIIIYLFFKFNG comes from the coding sequence ATGTTTCAAACACTTTACAAAAAATGTTTAGAATTAGCCGCACATAAAAGTTCAAATTTTTATTTAGGGCTTGTATCTTTTATAGAAAGTTCTTTTTTTCCTATACCTCCAGATGCAATGATAATCCCAATGGTTATTGCTAAAAAAAAGGAATATTTGAAAATATTTTTAATAGCATCAATATTTTCAGTTCTTGGAGGAATCCTCGGATATTTAATCGGATATTTATTTTTTGATTTAGCAATATATGTAATCGAATTTTATGGCTATCAAGATAAAGTTGAAAATTTAAAATTAAGCATGTCTGAAGGTAGTGGATTCCTAGCATGGCTGAGTATTCTTTTTTTAGCTGGCTTTACTCCATTGCCCTATAAAGCCTTTACGATTTCAAGTGGTTTAATTGCTTTTAATCTTCCTATTTTTATTATTGTTAGTTTAATTTCAAGAAGCCTGAGATTTTTTATAGTTGCCTTTTTATCTTATAGATTTGGTGAATTATTTACAGAGTACATGGAAAAACATGGATCAAAATGGTTCACCATAATTGGAATTATTATAGTTATAATATTTATTATTATTTATTTATTTTTTAAATTTAATGGTTGA
- a CDS encoding disulfide bond formation protein B — MVEINKTITLKLIFLISIIALSSAFFIEYVLGHQPCNLCILERIPYLLALIIIVLNYKFINLEKYFILFLILIFLAATILSLYHLGIEQGFIEESLVCDLKNGSNLLSKEDILRQLQEKNVSCKDVTFKILGLSLTSYNIIISILIVYFTIRTYLSYDNNK; from the coding sequence ATGGTTGAGATTAACAAAACAATTACATTAAAATTAATTTTTTTAATTAGTATTATTGCTTTATCTTCAGCATTTTTTATTGAATATGTTTTAGGTCATCAACCCTGTAACTTGTGTATATTGGAAAGAATTCCATACCTCTTAGCATTAATAATTATTGTATTAAATTATAAATTTATTAATCTTGAAAAATATTTCATTCTTTTTCTTATTTTAATTTTTTTAGCTGCTACTATTTTATCTTTATATCATTTAGGTATTGAGCAAGGTTTTATTGAAGAATCATTGGTTTGTGATTTAAAAAATGGCTCCAATTTACTATCAAAAGAAGACATATTAAGACAGTTGCAAGAAAAGAATGTGAGCTGCAAAGATGTTACATTTAAAATTTTAGGATTATCGCTTACAAGTTACAATATTATAATATCAATATTAATAGTATATTTTACAATAAGAACTTATTTAAGTTATGACAACAATAAATAA
- a CDS encoding tellurite resistance TerB family protein produces MFFTKEETKNNNFLTKVCALLIHAAKIDENYTDKEEEIIKRTLNELGIENENVYKTIEEAKKIEESSNQILDFTREVKGLPEKDKIKIIEALWSIIYSNKDADIYETNLMRRLAGLLYIDNKTMGDIKEKIKQNLK; encoded by the coding sequence ATGTTTTTTACAAAAGAAGAAACAAAAAATAATAATTTTCTCACAAAAGTTTGTGCTTTATTAATTCATGCTGCAAAAATTGATGAGAACTATACAGATAAAGAGGAAGAAATTATTAAAAGAACACTTAATGAGCTAGGTATAGAAAATGAAAATGTTTATAAAACAATTGAAGAAGCAAAAAAAATTGAAGAAAGCTCAAATCAAATTTTAGACTTTACTAGAGAAGTAAAAGGATTGCCCGAGAAAGATAAAATTAAAATTATTGAGGCTTTGTGGTCTATAATCTATTCAAACAAAGATGCTGATATATATGAAACTAATTTAATGAGACGACTTGCGGGTTTACTTTACATTGACAATAAAACAATGGGCGATATTAAAGAAAAAATTAAACAAAATTTAAAATGA
- a CDS encoding twin transmembrane helix small protein, whose product MISGIFVKVLSIALLIAVGIVLILGIGTLFKGGETSKKYSNKLMQLRVLLQFIAILVLVGFAYFFKN is encoded by the coding sequence ATGATATCAGGAATATTTGTAAAAGTTTTATCAATAGCTCTTTTGATTGCTGTGGGAATAGTTTTAATTTTAGGCATAGGTACTCTTTTTAAAGGTGGAGAAACTAGTAAAAAATATTCAAACAAATTGATGCAATTAAGAGTTCTTCTACAATTTATTGCTATTCTTGTTTTGGTTGGCTTTGCTTACTTTTTTAAAAATTAG
- a CDS encoding CarD family transcriptional regulator: protein MSKISTKNILKKIFKGNTDKKVKKKVSKKKVVKAKKAKKAKKAKKIISKKIKKVVKKVTPKLTKTKKAVKITETTAEPKVDNLRISKTNEVKPEIKKVKKQETEKREYKIKDHVVYPKHGVGQITEFKKINIGGIDVETYVIKFEKDKANGMVPVNKQSHLRPLATINQVNKCISILKSKPKIKRSMWSRRAQEYEAKISSGKIYELAEVVRDLNKGDDLMVDQSYSERQLFEKAYERILSEFQIVLNVSLEDTQKKLDKALKRNLGGQPQPAAPVKTPTNELPVDEPISDNDEPIDE, encoded by the coding sequence ATGAGCAAAATAAGTACGAAAAATATTTTAAAGAAAATCTTTAAAGGCAACACAGACAAAAAAGTGAAAAAAAAAGTTTCTAAAAAGAAAGTTGTAAAAGCAAAAAAAGCTAAAAAAGCTAAAAAAGCTAAAAAAATAATTTCAAAAAAAATCAAAAAAGTTGTTAAAAAAGTTACACCTAAATTAACTAAAACAAAAAAAGCTGTTAAAATTACAGAAACGACAGCTGAACCTAAAGTAGATAATTTAAGAATTTCAAAAACAAATGAAGTTAAGCCTGAAATAAAAAAAGTTAAAAAACAAGAAACCGAAAAAAGAGAATACAAAATTAAAGATCATGTTGTTTATCCAAAGCATGGGGTAGGGCAAATTACTGAATTTAAAAAGATCAATATTGGTGGAATTGATGTCGAAACGTATGTTATTAAATTTGAAAAAGACAAAGCTAACGGAATGGTGCCTGTAAACAAGCAGTCTCACTTGAGGCCGTTAGCAACTATTAATCAAGTTAACAAGTGTATTTCAATTTTAAAAAGTAAACCAAAAATTAAAAGATCAATGTGGAGTCGAAGAGCTCAAGAATATGAAGCAAAAATATCTTCTGGAAAAATATATGAATTAGCTGAGGTTGTCAGAGATTTAAACAAGGGTGATGACCTTATGGTTGACCAGTCTTATAGTGAAAGACAATTATTTGAAAAAGCTTATGAAAGAATTTTGTCTGAATTTCAGATTGTTTTAAATGTATCATTAGAAGATACTCAAAAAAAATTGGATAAAGCACTAAAAAGAAACTTAGGTGGGCAGCCTCAACCAGCGGCACCTGTAAAAACGCCAACTAATGAACTACCTGTAGACGAGCCAATTTCTGATAACGACGAACCAATTGACGAGTAA